The following proteins are co-located in the Candidatus Methylomirabilota bacterium genome:
- a CDS encoding GAF domain-containing protein, whose amino-acid sequence MGCVNLVYDCNSADAKAGTIFFNPIFEHDGRLSRMWECTTEITHRPQMPDGQARRVKITDLEEHQNLVECFFRELLGRTLKGQEVAIIQDIATLLRRIEELEALNRVATILNAAHDLQMVLELAIERIGAALRAKAGSLLLRDEDTGELVFAVALGPVADRILGRRLSPGQGIAGWVAQTGEALLIPDTSADPRFSGSIDEESGFVTRSMLCAPLKTSRGIIGVVQLLNHVTGRRFSEEDLHLLEVITLHAAAVIEKATLLEREGKPPAESALANLAEEFRRPLELLESHLGELFNAATHQNPDMVRTIEKAMEGAENLRKLSRHLSRAY is encoded by the coding sequence ATGGGGTGTGTCAACCTGGTGTACGACTGCAATTCGGCTGACGCCAAGGCCGGCACGATCTTTTTCAACCCGATTTTCGAACACGATGGTCGTTTGTCCCGGATGTGGGAGTGCACCACCGAGATCACCCACCGTCCCCAGATGCCGGACGGGCAGGCGCGCCGTGTGAAAATCACCGATCTCGAGGAGCATCAGAACCTGGTGGAGTGCTTTTTTCGAGAGCTACTCGGGAGGACGCTGAAAGGCCAGGAGGTCGCCATCATCCAGGACATCGCGACGCTCCTGCGGCGGATTGAGGAACTCGAGGCCTTGAACCGGGTCGCCACCATCCTTAACGCTGCCCATGATCTCCAAATGGTCCTGGAGCTGGCCATCGAACGAATTGGCGCCGCCCTCCGCGCAAAGGCCGGCTCCCTTCTGCTGCGGGACGAGGATACTGGGGAATTAGTTTTCGCGGTCGCCCTGGGGCCCGTCGCTGACCGGATCCTGGGGCGACGGCTGTCGCCCGGCCAGGGAATCGCCGGGTGGGTCGCCCAAACCGGGGAAGCCCTTCTCATCCCCGACACCAGCGCCGACCCGCGCTTCTCCGGCTCGATAGACGAAGAAAGCGGCTTCGTGACTCGCTCCATGTTATGCGCCCCCTTGAAGACCAGCCGGGGGATCATCGGTGTCGTCCAGCTTCTCAACCACGTAACTGGCCGCCGGTTTAGCGAAGAGGATCTTCATCTGCTTGAAGTTATCACCCTACACGCTGCTGCCGTGATCGAGAAGGCTACCTTACTGGAACGAGAAGGGAAACCCCCTGCTGAGTCTGCCCTGGCCAACCTTGCCGAGGAATTCAGGCGCCCCCTCGAATTGCTAGAGTCCCACCTGGGTGAACTCTTCAATGCTGCCACCCACCAAAATCCCGATATGGTGCGCACCATCGAAAAGGCCATGGAAGGTGCCGAGAACTTGCGAAAGCTATCTAGACACCTCTCCCGGGCGTATTAG
- a CDS encoding response regulator has translation MAGTDKNLPKGEEIREQIAQAVLELERKNREVAEARDQALKTARKKSEILAMMSHEIRTPIFGINGMTRLLLNTDLSAEQQDIVETINSSGEALLKTITDVLDFSKIEAGKLEIEIIEFDLRTAVEQVVSLLAARAQAKALELACLVHHDVPTSLRGDPGRLRQVLTNLLGNAVKFTEKGEVILRAKLADETDNTVLVRFEITDTGIGVSPEVMECVFQPFTQADSSTTRKHGGTGLGLAISRDIVELVGGEIGVESELGKGSTFWFTVRLEKQLEGAPTLPLPLGDLHGLRLLIVDDNAPNRTILRSQIISGGMASDVAESGPVALDIMRAATNRAEPYHLAILDMQMPDMDGIQLARAIKADPTLATVRLILLTSFGQPGDAKAAHQAGAAAYLMKPVRQSQLFECIARVMGAPTERAAAPLITRHNLQEEKVRALPRVLIAEDNALNQKVAVGMLEELGYKADVASNGREAVDAVSRIRYDLVLMDCEMPEMDGYEATAKIRQREEETARHTPVIAITAHATDDHREKCLAAGMDDCISKGVKIGELEALLQRWIVRRGQEPKGTKAE, from the coding sequence ATGGCGGGTACGGATAAGAACCTCCCTAAGGGCGAGGAGATTAGAGAGCAAATCGCCCAGGCTGTCCTGGAGCTCGAGAGGAAAAACCGAGAGGTCGCCGAAGCGCGCGATCAGGCGTTGAAGACCGCCCGGAAGAAATCCGAAATCCTGGCCATGATGAGCCACGAGATCCGCACGCCCATATTCGGCATCAATGGGATGACAAGGCTGCTGCTCAACACCGATCTGAGCGCAGAACAACAGGACATTGTGGAGACGATTAACAGCAGCGGGGAAGCCCTGTTAAAGACCATCACTGATGTCCTGGATTTCTCCAAGATCGAGGCGGGCAAGCTCGAGATCGAGATCATCGAATTCGATCTTCGGACGGCGGTCGAGCAAGTGGTTTCGTTGCTTGCGGCGCGGGCCCAGGCCAAGGCGTTAGAGCTGGCCTGCCTCGTCCATCATGACGTCCCCACCTCCCTCCGCGGCGACCCTGGACGCCTCCGCCAAGTCCTCACGAACCTCTTAGGCAATGCGGTCAAGTTTACAGAAAAGGGAGAAGTTATCTTGCGCGCCAAGCTCGCCGATGAGACAGACAACACGGTGCTGGTTCGGTTCGAAATCACCGACACCGGTATCGGTGTTTCTCCCGAGGTGATGGAGTGCGTGTTCCAACCTTTCACCCAGGCCGACAGTTCCACCACCCGAAAGCACGGAGGGACCGGACTCGGGCTCGCCATCTCGAGGGATATAGTCGAACTGGTGGGGGGAGAGATCGGCGTCGAGAGTGAGCTTGGGAAGGGAAGCACCTTTTGGTTTACCGTGCGACTGGAGAAGCAACTAGAAGGTGCTCCCACATTGCCTCTTCCACTGGGTGATCTCCACGGTCTACGTCTCCTCATCGTCGACGACAATGCCCCCAACCGCACGATCCTTCGTTCCCAGATCATTTCTGGAGGAATGGCGAGCGATGTTGCCGAGAGCGGCCCGGTCGCACTGGACATAATGCGAGCAGCCACCAACCGGGCCGAGCCTTACCATTTGGCGATTCTCGACATGCAAATGCCCGACATGGATGGAATCCAGTTGGCCCGCGCCATCAAAGCCGATCCCACCCTTGCGACAGTCCGACTGATCCTGCTCACCTCCTTTGGCCAGCCCGGAGATGCCAAAGCCGCGCATCAGGCAGGTGCCGCCGCGTACCTGATGAAGCCCGTGCGTCAATCCCAGTTGTTTGAGTGCATCGCTCGGGTGATGGGTGCGCCGACCGAACGAGCCGCCGCGCCCCTCATCACCCGCCATAACCTCCAAGAGGAAAAAGTCCGCGCCCTGCCGCGCGTCCTGATCGCCGAAGACAACGCACTAAACCAGAAGGTCGCGGTGGGGATGTTAGAAGAGTTAGGCTACAAAGCTGATGTCGCCTCCAATGGGCGCGAGGCCGTCGATGCCGTCTCTCGTATCCGGTACGACCTGGTCTTGATGGACTGCGAGATGCCCGAGATGGACGGCTACGAGGCAACGGCCAAGATCCGCCAGCGTGAGGAGGAAACGGCGCGGCATACGCCCGTCATCGCCATCACGGCCCACGCCACGGACGATCACCGCGAGAAGTGCCTGGCTGCAGGGATGGATGACTGCATCTCCAAAGGGGTAAAGATCGGGGAGCTCGAAGCGTTGCTGCAGCGCTGGATTGTGCGTCGAGGGCAGGAGCCGAAGGGCACTAAAGCAGAATAG